A genome region from Candidatus Neomarinimicrobiota bacterium includes the following:
- the tuf gene encoding elongation factor Tu (EF-Tu; promotes GTP-dependent binding of aminoacyl-tRNA to the A-site of ribosomes during protein biosynthesis; when the tRNA anticodon matches the mRNA codon, GTP hydrolysis results; the inactive EF-Tu-GDP leaves the ribosome and release of GDP is promoted by elongation factor Ts; many prokaryotes have two copies of the gene encoding EF-Tu), whose amino-acid sequence GDKITFTVELIVPIAMEKELRFAIREGGRTVGAGVVTDIIE is encoded by the coding sequence CGGGTGACAAGATCACCTTTACGGTGGAACTGATCGTCCCCATCGCCATGGAAAAAGAACTTCGGTTTGCCATCCGTGAAGGCGGACGGACCGTGGGTGCCGGCGTTGTGACGGACATTATTGAATAG
- the rpsJ gene encoding 30S ribosomal protein S10, giving the protein MAGQKIRIALKSYDHNLLDKSTEKIVQRAKATGAVIAGPIPLPTRKSVYTVLRSPHVNKKSREQFQMKVHKRIVEILNTTTKTIDELMKLDLPAGVDIEIKV; this is encoded by the coding sequence ATGGCAGGACAAAAAATACGAATAGCATTAAAATCATACGATCATAACCTGTTGGATAAATCCACGGAAAAGATTGTCCAGCGGGCCAAGGCAACCGGAGCCGTTATTGCCGGCCCCATTCCTTTGCCAACCCGCAAATCAGTCTATACGGTTCTTCGTTCACCCCATGTGAACAAGAAATCCCGTGAACAGTTCCAGATGAAGGTTCATAAACGGATCGTGGAAATATTGAATACAACCACAAAAACCATTGATGAACTGATGAAGCTGGATTTACCCGCAGGTGTTGATATAGAGATAAAGGTATAA
- the rplC gene encoding 50S ribosomal protein L3: MNGIIGRKIGLTRIFDQYGKNIPVTVIEAGPCYVTQIKTQEKDGYNAVQLGFEEAREKVLNKPRLGHLKKSGKALRILKEFRDFEADGLKTGSEITVDIFKPGDVVAVTGTSKGKGFQGGVKRHGFRGGPKTHGQSDRFRAPGSIGASSSPSRVWKGMRMAGQMGNETVTIRNLRVVEVNTEKNLLLIKGSVPGARNGIIRITKLED; this comes from the coding sequence GTGAACGGAATCATAGGACGAAAAATCGGATTAACCCGAATCTTCGACCAGTACGGCAAGAATATTCCCGTAACCGTCATTGAAGCGGGTCCGTGTTATGTAACACAGATTAAAACGCAGGAAAAAGACGGATACAATGCAGTACAGCTTGGTTTTGAAGAAGCCCGGGAAAAAGTCTTGAATAAGCCCAGACTTGGGCATTTGAAAAAGAGCGGTAAAGCGCTCAGAATATTGAAAGAGTTTCGTGATTTTGAAGCGGACGGACTGAAAACCGGTTCAGAAATTACCGTGGATATCTTCAAACCCGGGGATGTTGTCGCCGTTACCGGCACATCCAAGGGAAAAGGATTCCAGGGTGGCGTTAAGCGTCACGGTTTCCGCGGCGGACCGAAAACTCATGGTCAGAGCGACCGTTTCAGAGCTCCCGGTTCGATCGGTGCCAGTTCATCACCCTCCCGGGTGTGGAAAGGGATGCGCATGGCCGGACAGATGGGAAATGAGACAGTCACCATCCGGAATCTGAGAGTCGTCGAAGTGAACACGGAAAAGAACCTGTTGCTGATCAAAGGCAGTGTTCCAGGCGCGAGAAACGGGATCATCCGCATTACGAAGTTAGAGGATTGA
- the rplD gene encoding 50S ribosomal protein L4: MKIQMLKNDGSPLNSTVELSPDVFGIEPNEHCMHAAVQAELANMRQGTHKGKTRGEVRGGGRKPWRQKGRGTARSGSNRSPVWVGGGKAFAPRPHLYTQKLNKKVRRLARRSALSTMLKNERVVVVDEIKVETSKTREFVELLNNLKLADKKLTILVEEISDELYLASRNVPNVYIIPVERVSTFDILDCDVLLMEKSATEKLNTLLKA, translated from the coding sequence ATGAAAATACAAATGCTGAAAAATGACGGAAGTCCCTTAAACTCAACGGTGGAACTCTCGCCGGACGTTTTCGGTATTGAACCGAATGAACACTGCATGCATGCAGCTGTCCAGGCAGAATTGGCCAACATGAGACAGGGGACTCACAAGGGCAAGACCCGGGGTGAAGTCCGCGGAGGTGGTCGGAAACCCTGGCGTCAAAAGGGACGCGGAACGGCCCGTTCCGGAAGTAATCGTTCTCCCGTCTGGGTCGGCGGTGGTAAAGCCTTTGCTCCCAGACCTCATCTGTACACACAAAAGCTCAATAAAAAGGTCCGACGTCTTGCCAGACGCAGTGCCTTATCCACAATGCTGAAAAATGAACGGGTAGTTGTGGTGGATGAAATCAAAGTGGAAACCTCCAAAACCCGGGAATTTGTTGAATTACTGAACAACCTGAAACTTGCCGATAAGAAACTGACAATTCTTGTGGAAGAAATTTCTGATGAATTGTATCTGGCAAGTCGGAATGTTCCCAATGTGTACATCATTCCTGTGGAACGGGTATCAACCTTTGACATTCTCGATTGTGACGTGCTTTTGATGGAAAAGAGTGCCACCGAGAAACTGAACACATTATTGAAAGCATAG
- the rplW gene encoding 50S ribosomal protein L23 produces MEKERHVILRPLLTEKMTYLSETERKYAFKVDMAANKMTIKNAVEKRFNVHVEKVAVVRLKGKSKTQTVRSGGKVIRTNGRRAHWKKAIVTLRPDERIDLFEGETAV; encoded by the coding sequence GTGGAAAAAGAAAGACATGTGATTCTCAGGCCACTCCTCACGGAAAAAATGACATATCTGTCTGAAACGGAACGCAAGTACGCTTTCAAAGTCGATATGGCTGCAAATAAAATGACCATAAAAAATGCAGTAGAAAAACGTTTCAACGTTCACGTAGAGAAAGTGGCCGTCGTGAGACTGAAAGGCAAATCAAAAACTCAGACGGTACGCAGTGGCGGCAAAGTAATCCGGACCAATGGACGGAGAGCTCACTGGAAAAAGGCCATAGTAACCCTGCGTCCTGACGAACGAATTGACCTGTTTGAAGGTGAAACTGCTGTTTAA